A section of the Phacochoerus africanus isolate WHEZ1 chromosome 4, ROS_Pafr_v1, whole genome shotgun sequence genome encodes:
- the DGKZ gene encoding diacylglycerol kinase zeta isoform X11: protein MEPRDGSPEARSSDSESASASSSGSEHDTGPEPDKAPRRLSKRRFPGLRLFGHRKAITKSGLQHLAPPPPAPGAPCIEPERQIRSTVDWSESATYGEHIWFETNVSGDFCYVGEQYCVAKMLKSVSRRKCAACKIVVHTPCIEQLEKINFRCKPSFRESGSRNVREPTFVRHHWVHRRRQDGKCRHCGKGFQQKFTFHSKEIVAISCSWCKQAYHSKVSCFMLQQIEEPCSLGVHAAVVIPPTWILRARRPQNTLKASKKKKRASFKRKSSKKGPEEGRWRPFIIRPTPSPLMKPLLVFVNPKSGGNQGAKIIQSFLWYLNPRQVFDLSQGGPKEALEMYRRVHNLRILACGGDGTVGWILSTLDQLRLKPPPPVAILPLGTGNDLARTLNWGGGYTDEPVSKILSHVEEGNVVQLDRWDLRAEPNPEAGPEERDEGATDRLPLDVFNNYFSLGFDAHVTLEFHESREANPEKFNSRFRNKMFYAGTAFSDFLMGSSKDLAKHIRVVCDGTDLTPKIQDLKPQCIVFLNIPRYCAGTMPWGHPGEHHDFEPQRHDDGYLEVIGFTMTSLAALQVGGHGERLTQCREVLLTTSKAIPVQVDGEPCKLAASRIRIALRNQATMVQKAKRRSAAPLHSDQQPVPEQLRIRVSRVSMLDYEALHYDKEQLKEASVPLGTVVVPGDSDLELCRAHIERLRQEPEGAGAKSPTCQKLSPKWCFLDATTASRFYRIDRAQEHLNYVTEIAQDEIYILDPELLGASARPDLPTPTSPLPTSPCSPTPRSRPGDAAPPTGEELIEAARRNDFCKLQELHRAGGDLLHRDERSRTLLHHAVSTGSKEVVRYLLDHAPAEILDAVEENGETCLHQAAALGQRTICHYIVEAGASLMKTDQQGDTPRQRAEKAQDTELAAYLENRQHYQMIQREDQETAV from the exons GAAAGCCATCACCAAGTCGGGCCTCCAGCACCTGgcaccccctcctcctgctcctggggCCCCGTGCATCGAGCCTGAGCGGCAGATCCGGAGCACTGTGGACTGGAGT GAGTCAGCAACGTATGGGGAACACATCTGGTTCGAGACCAACGTGTCCGGGGACTTCTGCTATGTTGGGGAGCAGTACTGTGTAGCCAAGATGCTG AAATCAGTATCCCGGAGAAAGTGTGCAGCCTGCAAGATCGTGGTGCACACCCCCTGCATTGAACAGCTGGAGAAG ATAAATTTCCGCTGTAAGCCATCCTTTCGTGAGTCAGGCTCCAGGAACGTCCGTGAG CCAACCTTTGTGCGGCACCACTGGGTACACAGGCGACGCCAGGATGGCAAGTGTCGGCACTGTGGAAAG GGCTTCCAGCAGAAGTTCACCTTCCACAGCAAGGAGATCGTGGCCATCAGCTGCTCCTGGTGCAAGCAAGCA TACCACAGCAAGGTGTCCTGCTTCATGCTGCAGCAGATCGAGGAGCCCTGCTCCCTGGGGGTGCATGCCGCCGTGGTCATCCCCCCCACCTGGATCCTCCGTGCCCGCAGGCCCCAG AATACCCTCAAGgcaagcaagaagaaaaagagggcatCCTTCAAGAGGAAATCTAGCAAGAAAGGGCCCGAG GAGGGCCGCTGGAGACCCTTCATCATCAGGCCCACCCCGTCGCCCCTCATGAAGCCCCTGCTGGTGTTTGTGAACCCCAAGAGTGGAGGCAACCAG GGCGCCAAGATCATCCAGTCCTTCCTCTGGTATCTCAACCCCCGGCAAGTCTTTGACCTGAGCCAGGGAGGGCCCAAGGAGGC GCTGGAGATGTACCGCCGGGTGCACAACCTGCGGATCCTGGCGTGTGGGGGCGACGGCACG GTTGGCTGGATCCTCTCCACCCTGGACCAACTGCGCTTAAAACCGCCACCACCTGTCGCCATCCTTCCCCTGGGCACTGGCAATGACTTGGCCCGCACCCTCAACTGGGGCGGG GGCTACACGGATGAGCCGGTGTCCAAGATCCTCTCCCACGTAGAGGAGGGCAACGTGGTGCAGTTGGACCGCTGGGACCTCCGGGCTGAGCCCAACCCTGAGGCAGGGCCTGAAGAGCGTGATGAGGGCGCCACTGACAGG CTGCCCCTGGATGTCTTCAACAACTACTTCAGCCTGGGCTTTGATGCCCACGTCACCCTGGAGTTTCACGAGTCTCGAG AGGCCAACCCAGAGAAATTCAACAGCCGCTTTCGGAATAAGATGTTCTACGCTGGG ACAGCCTTCTCCGACTTCCTGATGGGCAGCTCCAAGGACTTGGCCAAGCACATCCGCGTGGTG TGTGACGGGACTGACCTGACCCCCAAGATTCAGGACCTGAAACCCCAGTGCATTGTTTTCCTGAACATCCCCAG GTACTGCGCGGGCACCATGCCCTGGGGCCACCCTGGGGAGCACCACGACTTCGAGCCCCAGCGGCACGATGATGGCTACCTCGAGGTCATTGGCTTTACCATGACATCCCTG GCAGCGCTGCAGGTGGGTGGGCATGGTGAGAGACTGACACAGTGCCGGGAGGTGCTACTCACCACGTCCAAGGCCATCCCAGTGCAGGTGGACGGCGAGCCCTGCAAGCTTGCGGCCTCACGCATCCGCATTGCCCTCCGCAACCAGGCCACGATGGTGCAGAAGGCCAAGCGGCGGAGTGCCGCCCCCCTGCACAGCGA CCAGCAGCCAGTGCCGGAGCAGCTGCGGATCCGGGTGAGCAGGGTCAGCATGCTCGACTACGAGGCCCTGCACTACGACAAGGAGCAGCTCAAAGAGGCCT CCGTGCCACTGGGCACCGTGGTGGTCCCAGGAGACAGTGATCTGGAGCTGTGCCGAGCCCACATCGAGAGGCTTCGGCAG GAGCCCGAAGGTGCTGGAGCCAAGTCTCCAACATGCCAGAAACTGTCTCCCAAGTGGTGCTTCCTGGATG CCACCACTGCCAGCCGCTTCTACAGAATCGACAGGGCCCAG GAACACCTCAACTATGTGACCGAGATCGCACAGGACGAGATTTATATCCTGGACCCTGAGCTGCTGGGGGCATCTGCCCGGCCTGacctcccaacccccacctcccctctccccacctcgcCCTGCTCACCCACGCCCCG GTCACGGCCAGGGGATGCTGCACCCCCTACAG GTGAAGAGTTGATCGAGGCCGCCAGGAGGAATGATTTCTGTAAG ctccaGGAGCTGCACCGAGCCGGGGGTGACCTCCTGCACCGTGACGAGCGGAGCCGCACGCTTCTGCACCATGCTGTCAGCACGGGCAGCAAGGAGGTGGTTCGCTACCTGCTGGACCATG ccCCCGCAGAGATCCTTGATGCTGTGGAGGAAAA TGGAGAGACCTGTCTGCACCAGGCCGCAGCCCTGGGCCAGCGCACCATCTGCCACTACATCGTGGAGGCCGGGGCCTCTCTCATGAAGACAGACCAGCAG GGTGACACGCCCCGGCAGCGGGCTGAGAAGGCTCAGGACACGGAACTGGCCGCATACTTGGAGAACCGGCAGCACTACCAGATGATCCAGAGGGAGGACCAGGAGACGGCTGTGTAG
- the DGKZ gene encoding diacylglycerol kinase zeta isoform X10, with protein MEPRDGSPEARSSDSESASASSSGSEHDTGPEPDKAPRRLSKRRFPGLRLFGHRKAITKSGLQHLAPPPPAPGAPCIEPERQIRSTVDWSESATYGEHIWFETNVSGDFCYVGEQYCVAKMLQKSVSRRKCAACKIVVHTPCIEQLEKINFRCKPSFRESGSRNVREPTFVRHHWVHRRRQDGKCRHCGKGFQQKFTFHSKEIVAISCSWCKQAYHSKVSCFMLQQIEEPCSLGVHAAVVIPPTWILRARRPQNTLKASKKKKRASFKRKSSKKGPEEGRWRPFIIRPTPSPLMKPLLVFVNPKSGGNQGAKIIQSFLWYLNPRQVFDLSQGGPKEALEMYRRVHNLRILACGGDGTVGWILSTLDQLRLKPPPPVAILPLGTGNDLARTLNWGGGYTDEPVSKILSHVEEGNVVQLDRWDLRAEPNPEAGPEERDEGATDRLPLDVFNNYFSLGFDAHVTLEFHESREANPEKFNSRFRNKMFYAGTAFSDFLMGSSKDLAKHIRVVCDGTDLTPKIQDLKPQCIVFLNIPRYCAGTMPWGHPGEHHDFEPQRHDDGYLEVIGFTMTSLAALQVGGHGERLTQCREVLLTTSKAIPVQVDGEPCKLAASRIRIALRNQATMVQKAKRRSAAPLHSDQQPVPEQLRIRVSRVSMLDYEALHYDKEQLKEASVPLGTVVVPGDSDLELCRAHIERLRQEPEGAGAKSPTCQKLSPKWCFLDATTASRFYRIDRAQEHLNYVTEIAQDEIYILDPELLGASARPDLPTPTSPLPTSPCSPTPRSRPGDAAPPTGEELIEAARRNDFCKLQELHRAGGDLLHRDERSRTLLHHAVSTGSKEVVRYLLDHAPAEILDAVEENGETCLHQAAALGQRTICHYIVEAGASLMKTDQQGDTPRQRAEKAQDTELAAYLENRQHYQMIQREDQETAV; from the exons GAAAGCCATCACCAAGTCGGGCCTCCAGCACCTGgcaccccctcctcctgctcctggggCCCCGTGCATCGAGCCTGAGCGGCAGATCCGGAGCACTGTGGACTGGAGT GAGTCAGCAACGTATGGGGAACACATCTGGTTCGAGACCAACGTGTCCGGGGACTTCTGCTATGTTGGGGAGCAGTACTGTGTAGCCAAGATGCTG CAGAAATCAGTATCCCGGAGAAAGTGTGCAGCCTGCAAGATCGTGGTGCACACCCCCTGCATTGAACAGCTGGAGAAG ATAAATTTCCGCTGTAAGCCATCCTTTCGTGAGTCAGGCTCCAGGAACGTCCGTGAG CCAACCTTTGTGCGGCACCACTGGGTACACAGGCGACGCCAGGATGGCAAGTGTCGGCACTGTGGAAAG GGCTTCCAGCAGAAGTTCACCTTCCACAGCAAGGAGATCGTGGCCATCAGCTGCTCCTGGTGCAAGCAAGCA TACCACAGCAAGGTGTCCTGCTTCATGCTGCAGCAGATCGAGGAGCCCTGCTCCCTGGGGGTGCATGCCGCCGTGGTCATCCCCCCCACCTGGATCCTCCGTGCCCGCAGGCCCCAG AATACCCTCAAGgcaagcaagaagaaaaagagggcatCCTTCAAGAGGAAATCTAGCAAGAAAGGGCCCGAG GAGGGCCGCTGGAGACCCTTCATCATCAGGCCCACCCCGTCGCCCCTCATGAAGCCCCTGCTGGTGTTTGTGAACCCCAAGAGTGGAGGCAACCAG GGCGCCAAGATCATCCAGTCCTTCCTCTGGTATCTCAACCCCCGGCAAGTCTTTGACCTGAGCCAGGGAGGGCCCAAGGAGGC GCTGGAGATGTACCGCCGGGTGCACAACCTGCGGATCCTGGCGTGTGGGGGCGACGGCACG GTTGGCTGGATCCTCTCCACCCTGGACCAACTGCGCTTAAAACCGCCACCACCTGTCGCCATCCTTCCCCTGGGCACTGGCAATGACTTGGCCCGCACCCTCAACTGGGGCGGG GGCTACACGGATGAGCCGGTGTCCAAGATCCTCTCCCACGTAGAGGAGGGCAACGTGGTGCAGTTGGACCGCTGGGACCTCCGGGCTGAGCCCAACCCTGAGGCAGGGCCTGAAGAGCGTGATGAGGGCGCCACTGACAGG CTGCCCCTGGATGTCTTCAACAACTACTTCAGCCTGGGCTTTGATGCCCACGTCACCCTGGAGTTTCACGAGTCTCGAG AGGCCAACCCAGAGAAATTCAACAGCCGCTTTCGGAATAAGATGTTCTACGCTGGG ACAGCCTTCTCCGACTTCCTGATGGGCAGCTCCAAGGACTTGGCCAAGCACATCCGCGTGGTG TGTGACGGGACTGACCTGACCCCCAAGATTCAGGACCTGAAACCCCAGTGCATTGTTTTCCTGAACATCCCCAG GTACTGCGCGGGCACCATGCCCTGGGGCCACCCTGGGGAGCACCACGACTTCGAGCCCCAGCGGCACGATGATGGCTACCTCGAGGTCATTGGCTTTACCATGACATCCCTG GCAGCGCTGCAGGTGGGTGGGCATGGTGAGAGACTGACACAGTGCCGGGAGGTGCTACTCACCACGTCCAAGGCCATCCCAGTGCAGGTGGACGGCGAGCCCTGCAAGCTTGCGGCCTCACGCATCCGCATTGCCCTCCGCAACCAGGCCACGATGGTGCAGAAGGCCAAGCGGCGGAGTGCCGCCCCCCTGCACAGCGA CCAGCAGCCAGTGCCGGAGCAGCTGCGGATCCGGGTGAGCAGGGTCAGCATGCTCGACTACGAGGCCCTGCACTACGACAAGGAGCAGCTCAAAGAGGCCT CCGTGCCACTGGGCACCGTGGTGGTCCCAGGAGACAGTGATCTGGAGCTGTGCCGAGCCCACATCGAGAGGCTTCGGCAG GAGCCCGAAGGTGCTGGAGCCAAGTCTCCAACATGCCAGAAACTGTCTCCCAAGTGGTGCTTCCTGGATG CCACCACTGCCAGCCGCTTCTACAGAATCGACAGGGCCCAG GAACACCTCAACTATGTGACCGAGATCGCACAGGACGAGATTTATATCCTGGACCCTGAGCTGCTGGGGGCATCTGCCCGGCCTGacctcccaacccccacctcccctctccccacctcgcCCTGCTCACCCACGCCCCG GTCACGGCCAGGGGATGCTGCACCCCCTACAG GTGAAGAGTTGATCGAGGCCGCCAGGAGGAATGATTTCTGTAAG ctccaGGAGCTGCACCGAGCCGGGGGTGACCTCCTGCACCGTGACGAGCGGAGCCGCACGCTTCTGCACCATGCTGTCAGCACGGGCAGCAAGGAGGTGGTTCGCTACCTGCTGGACCATG ccCCCGCAGAGATCCTTGATGCTGTGGAGGAAAA TGGAGAGACCTGTCTGCACCAGGCCGCAGCCCTGGGCCAGCGCACCATCTGCCACTACATCGTGGAGGCCGGGGCCTCTCTCATGAAGACAGACCAGCAG GGTGACACGCCCCGGCAGCGGGCTGAGAAGGCTCAGGACACGGAACTGGCCGCATACTTGGAGAACCGGCAGCACTACCAGATGATCCAGAGGGAGGACCAGGAGACGGCTGTGTAG
- the DGKZ gene encoding diacylglycerol kinase zeta isoform X2, translated as MEPRDGSPEARSSDSESASASSSGSEHDTGPEPDKAPRRLSKRRFPGLRLFGHSHPPAPAMETFFRRHFQRKAPGPGEGQRRPSGVGLPTGKARRRSPAGQASSSLAQRRRSSAQLQGCLLGCRVGARHSSRRRSSTAPPACNPRFTVDEVPTPQPSTVRARLLGAPLLLAGLMGMEEAEEGVQEEDVTLTSLSASWPGTKRPGPLLHQDARPLLPVPHWRRRRASSHLLPADVVYDCALSGLHGYYRRLSQQRPSGQHPSPGGRRAAGTAASPGMPARVRPLSRRRQVALRRKSAGPQTWSALLAKAITKSGLQHLAPPPPAPGAPCIEPERQIRSTVDWSESATYGEHIWFETNVSGDFCYVGEQYCVAKMLKSVSRRKCAACKIVVHTPCIEQLEKINFRCKPSFRESGSRNVREPTFVRHHWVHRRRQDGKCRHCGKGFQQKFTFHSKEIVAISCSWCKQAYHSKVSCFMLQQIEEPCSLGVHAAVVIPPTWILRARRPQNTLKASKKKKRASFKRKSSKKGPEEGRWRPFIIRPTPSPLMKPLLVFVNPKSGGNQGAKIIQSFLWYLNPRQVFDLSQGGPKEALEMYRRVHNLRILACGGDGTVGWILSTLDQLRLKPPPPVAILPLGTGNDLARTLNWGGGYTDEPVSKILSHVEEGNVVQLDRWDLRAEPNPEAGPEERDEGATDRLPLDVFNNYFSLGFDAHVTLEFHESREANPEKFNSRFRNKMFYAGTAFSDFLMGSSKDLAKHIRVVCDGTDLTPKIQDLKPQCIVFLNIPRYCAGTMPWGHPGEHHDFEPQRHDDGYLEVIGFTMTSLAALQVGGHGERLTQCREVLLTTSKAIPVQVDGEPCKLAASRIRIALRNQATMVQKAKRRSAAPLHSDQQPVPEQLRIRVSRVSMLDYEALHYDKEQLKEASVPLGTVVVPGDSDLELCRAHIERLRQEPEGAGAKSPTCQKLSPKWCFLDATTASRFYRIDRAQEHLNYVTEIAQDEIYILDPELLGASARPDLPTPTSPLPTSPCSPTPRSRPGDAAPPTGEELIEAARRNDFCKLQELHRAGGDLLHRDERSRTLLHHAVSTGSKEVVRYLLDHAPAEILDAVEENGETCLHQAAALGQRTICHYIVEAGASLMKTDQQGDTPRQRAEKAQDTELAAYLENRQHYQMIQREDQETAV; from the exons ccaccctcctgcccctgccATGGAGACCTTCTTTAGGAGACACTTCCAGCGGAAGGCGCCAGGTCCTGGAGAGGGGCAGCGGCGGCCCAGTGGTGTGGGGCTGCCCACGGGCAAGGCCCGGCGCCGCTCGCCGGCCGGGcaggcctcctcctccctggcacAGCGGCGCCGCTCCAGCGCACAGCTCcagggctgcctcctgggctgcaggGTGGGGGCCCGGCACTCAAGCCGCCGGCGCTCCAGCACCGCACCCCCCGCCTGCAACCCCCGCTTCACTGTGGATGAGGTGCCCACCCCGCAGCCCTCCACGGTCAGGGCCCGGCTTCTGGGCGCACCCCTGCTATTGGCCGGGCTCATGGgcatggaggaggcagaggagggggtcCAGGAGGAGGATGTGACCCTTACGTCATTGAGTGCCAGCTGGCCAGGCACCAAGAGACCAGGGCCACTTCTGCATCAGGACGCCCGGCCCCTGCTGCCCGTTCCCCACTGGCGCCGGCGCCGGGCCTCCTCCCACCTGCTGCCGGCCGACGTGGTGTACGACTGTGCCCTCTCGGGCCTGCACGGTTACTACCGGCGCCTCAGCCAGCAGCGGCCCTCAGGCCAGCATCCCAGCCCTGGGGGCCGAAGAGCCGCGGGCACCGCAGCCAGCCCCGGGATGCCCGCCCGCGTGCGCCCACTGTCCCGCAGGCGCCAGGTAGCCCTGCGGCGCAAGTCAGCCGGACCCCAGACCTGGAGTGCCCTGCTTGC GAAAGCCATCACCAAGTCGGGCCTCCAGCACCTGgcaccccctcctcctgctcctggggCCCCGTGCATCGAGCCTGAGCGGCAGATCCGGAGCACTGTGGACTGGAGT GAGTCAGCAACGTATGGGGAACACATCTGGTTCGAGACCAACGTGTCCGGGGACTTCTGCTATGTTGGGGAGCAGTACTGTGTAGCCAAGATGCTG AAATCAGTATCCCGGAGAAAGTGTGCAGCCTGCAAGATCGTGGTGCACACCCCCTGCATTGAACAGCTGGAGAAG ATAAATTTCCGCTGTAAGCCATCCTTTCGTGAGTCAGGCTCCAGGAACGTCCGTGAG CCAACCTTTGTGCGGCACCACTGGGTACACAGGCGACGCCAGGATGGCAAGTGTCGGCACTGTGGAAAG GGCTTCCAGCAGAAGTTCACCTTCCACAGCAAGGAGATCGTGGCCATCAGCTGCTCCTGGTGCAAGCAAGCA TACCACAGCAAGGTGTCCTGCTTCATGCTGCAGCAGATCGAGGAGCCCTGCTCCCTGGGGGTGCATGCCGCCGTGGTCATCCCCCCCACCTGGATCCTCCGTGCCCGCAGGCCCCAG AATACCCTCAAGgcaagcaagaagaaaaagagggcatCCTTCAAGAGGAAATCTAGCAAGAAAGGGCCCGAG GAGGGCCGCTGGAGACCCTTCATCATCAGGCCCACCCCGTCGCCCCTCATGAAGCCCCTGCTGGTGTTTGTGAACCCCAAGAGTGGAGGCAACCAG GGCGCCAAGATCATCCAGTCCTTCCTCTGGTATCTCAACCCCCGGCAAGTCTTTGACCTGAGCCAGGGAGGGCCCAAGGAGGC GCTGGAGATGTACCGCCGGGTGCACAACCTGCGGATCCTGGCGTGTGGGGGCGACGGCACG GTTGGCTGGATCCTCTCCACCCTGGACCAACTGCGCTTAAAACCGCCACCACCTGTCGCCATCCTTCCCCTGGGCACTGGCAATGACTTGGCCCGCACCCTCAACTGGGGCGGG GGCTACACGGATGAGCCGGTGTCCAAGATCCTCTCCCACGTAGAGGAGGGCAACGTGGTGCAGTTGGACCGCTGGGACCTCCGGGCTGAGCCCAACCCTGAGGCAGGGCCTGAAGAGCGTGATGAGGGCGCCACTGACAGG CTGCCCCTGGATGTCTTCAACAACTACTTCAGCCTGGGCTTTGATGCCCACGTCACCCTGGAGTTTCACGAGTCTCGAG AGGCCAACCCAGAGAAATTCAACAGCCGCTTTCGGAATAAGATGTTCTACGCTGGG ACAGCCTTCTCCGACTTCCTGATGGGCAGCTCCAAGGACTTGGCCAAGCACATCCGCGTGGTG TGTGACGGGACTGACCTGACCCCCAAGATTCAGGACCTGAAACCCCAGTGCATTGTTTTCCTGAACATCCCCAG GTACTGCGCGGGCACCATGCCCTGGGGCCACCCTGGGGAGCACCACGACTTCGAGCCCCAGCGGCACGATGATGGCTACCTCGAGGTCATTGGCTTTACCATGACATCCCTG GCAGCGCTGCAGGTGGGTGGGCATGGTGAGAGACTGACACAGTGCCGGGAGGTGCTACTCACCACGTCCAAGGCCATCCCAGTGCAGGTGGACGGCGAGCCCTGCAAGCTTGCGGCCTCACGCATCCGCATTGCCCTCCGCAACCAGGCCACGATGGTGCAGAAGGCCAAGCGGCGGAGTGCCGCCCCCCTGCACAGCGA CCAGCAGCCAGTGCCGGAGCAGCTGCGGATCCGGGTGAGCAGGGTCAGCATGCTCGACTACGAGGCCCTGCACTACGACAAGGAGCAGCTCAAAGAGGCCT CCGTGCCACTGGGCACCGTGGTGGTCCCAGGAGACAGTGATCTGGAGCTGTGCCGAGCCCACATCGAGAGGCTTCGGCAG GAGCCCGAAGGTGCTGGAGCCAAGTCTCCAACATGCCAGAAACTGTCTCCCAAGTGGTGCTTCCTGGATG CCACCACTGCCAGCCGCTTCTACAGAATCGACAGGGCCCAG GAACACCTCAACTATGTGACCGAGATCGCACAGGACGAGATTTATATCCTGGACCCTGAGCTGCTGGGGGCATCTGCCCGGCCTGacctcccaacccccacctcccctctccccacctcgcCCTGCTCACCCACGCCCCG GTCACGGCCAGGGGATGCTGCACCCCCTACAG GTGAAGAGTTGATCGAGGCCGCCAGGAGGAATGATTTCTGTAAG ctccaGGAGCTGCACCGAGCCGGGGGTGACCTCCTGCACCGTGACGAGCGGAGCCGCACGCTTCTGCACCATGCTGTCAGCACGGGCAGCAAGGAGGTGGTTCGCTACCTGCTGGACCATG ccCCCGCAGAGATCCTTGATGCTGTGGAGGAAAA TGGAGAGACCTGTCTGCACCAGGCCGCAGCCCTGGGCCAGCGCACCATCTGCCACTACATCGTGGAGGCCGGGGCCTCTCTCATGAAGACAGACCAGCAG GGTGACACGCCCCGGCAGCGGGCTGAGAAGGCTCAGGACACGGAACTGGCCGCATACTTGGAGAACCGGCAGCACTACCAGATGATCCAGAGGGAGGACCAGGAGACGGCTGTGTAG